In one window of Vibrio sp. DW001 DNA:
- a CDS encoding 23S rRNA (adenine(2030)-N(6))-methyltransferase RlmJ: MLSYRHSFHAGNHADVLKHIVQSLILDSLKQKEKPFVYHDTHSGVGRYDLTHEWSEKTSEYKQGISRIWQQDSNPEEIQSYLDAIRILNDNNELRYYPGSPRIARAQLRSQDRMILTELHPSDYPLLEQEFHRDRQVKIYKEDGFQRLKGSLPPKERRGLVLIDPPYELAKEYRDVVNAIAQSHKRWANGTYAIWYPVVNRFDIEDMFKGLESLGIKNILQIELGVSPDTNERGMTASGMIVINPPWKLESQMEKILPFLKETIAPITGHYKVNWIVPE; encoded by the coding sequence TTGTTAAGTTACAGACACAGTTTCCATGCTGGAAATCACGCAGATGTACTAAAACACATAGTACAGAGCCTTATTCTTGATTCTCTAAAACAAAAAGAGAAGCCTTTTGTCTATCACGATACACACTCTGGTGTTGGTCGTTACGATCTTACTCATGAATGGTCTGAAAAAACCAGTGAATATAAACAAGGTATCTCTCGAATTTGGCAACAAGATTCAAATCCTGAGGAGATTCAAAGTTATTTAGACGCTATCCGTATTCTTAATGATAACAATGAACTCCGTTATTATCCTGGTTCACCAAGGATAGCTCGCGCTCAACTGAGGTCACAAGACAGAATGATTCTAACGGAACTTCATCCAAGTGATTATCCTTTGTTAGAACAAGAGTTCCACCGTGATCGCCAAGTGAAAATATACAAAGAAGACGGTTTTCAACGCTTAAAAGGCAGCTTACCACCCAAAGAGCGACGTGGTTTAGTCTTAATTGATCCACCTTACGAATTGGCGAAAGAGTATCGCGATGTCGTTAATGCTATTGCTCAAAGCCATAAGCGATGGGCAAATGGGACATACGCCATTTGGTATCCTGTGGTAAATCGATTTGACATTGAAGATATGTTTAAAGGATTAGAGTCTCTTGGCATTAAAAATATTCTTCAGATCGAGCTTGGGGTATCACCAGATACAAACGAACGTGGTATGACCGCGTCTGGCATGATAGTGATTAACCCTCCTTGGAAGTTGGAAAGTCAGATGGAAAAAATTCTCCCATTTTTAAAAGAAACCATTGCGCCGATTACCGGTCATTATAAAGTGAACTGGATTGTACCTGAGTAA
- the gorA gene encoding glutathione-disulfide reductase, whose protein sequence is MAKEFDYICIGGGSGGIASANRAAMHGAKVALIEAKDLGGTCVNVGCVPKKVMWHGAQVAEAIHLYAEDYGFDVEAKALNWGKLVENRQAYIGRIHQSYDNVLGKNKIEVIKGFAKFIDQKTIEVNGELYTAEHILVAVGGRPSIPNIPGAEYGIDSNGFFELKEQPKRVAVIGAGYIAVEIAGVLHALGSKTDLFVRKQSPIRSFDPMIIETLVEVMAQEGPTLHTQSIPKEIVKETDGSLTLHLENGKAHNVDTLIWAIGRHPATDTINLDVTGVALNDRGYIKVDEYQETNVKGIYCVGDIMEGGIELTPVAVKAGRQLSERLFNNKPTAKMDYDLVPTVVFSHPPIGTIGITEPEAIAQYGKENVTVYQSGFTAMYTAITQHRQPCKMKLVCAGDDEKVVGLHGIGFTVDEMIQGFAVAIKMGATKADFDSVVAIHPTGSEEFVTMT, encoded by the coding sequence ATGGCGAAAGAATTTGACTACATCTGTATCGGTGGCGGTAGTGGCGGTATAGCTTCTGCTAATCGTGCGGCTATGCATGGCGCTAAAGTTGCACTGATTGAAGCAAAAGACCTTGGTGGAACGTGCGTAAACGTTGGTTGTGTGCCTAAAAAAGTAATGTGGCATGGTGCTCAGGTGGCGGAAGCAATCCATTTGTATGCGGAAGACTATGGTTTTGATGTTGAGGCTAAAGCGCTTAACTGGGGTAAATTAGTAGAGAACCGTCAAGCGTATATCGGCCGTATTCACCAATCTTACGATAATGTACTTGGCAAAAACAAAATTGAAGTGATCAAAGGCTTCGCTAAGTTTATCGACCAAAAGACCATTGAAGTAAACGGCGAGCTTTATACCGCAGAACATATTCTCGTCGCGGTTGGCGGTCGTCCAAGCATTCCGAACATCCCTGGTGCCGAATATGGTATTGATTCAAATGGCTTCTTCGAACTAAAAGAACAACCAAAGCGTGTTGCGGTTATTGGTGCTGGTTACATAGCGGTAGAAATTGCAGGTGTATTACACGCACTAGGGTCAAAAACGGACCTATTTGTTCGTAAACAATCCCCTATCCGCAGCTTTGATCCAATGATTATAGAAACGTTGGTTGAAGTAATGGCGCAAGAAGGCCCTACTTTACATACTCAATCCATCCCTAAAGAGATTGTAAAAGAAACCGATGGCAGCTTAACCCTGCATTTGGAAAACGGTAAAGCACACAATGTTGATACGTTAATCTGGGCGATTGGCCGCCACCCAGCAACGGATACTATCAACTTAGACGTGACTGGTGTTGCACTTAACGATCGCGGTTACATCAAAGTTGATGAGTACCAAGAAACCAATGTGAAAGGCATTTATTGTGTTGGTGACATTATGGAAGGTGGTATTGAACTAACCCCTGTAGCCGTTAAAGCTGGTCGTCAATTATCTGAGCGTCTATTTAACAATAAGCCCACGGCAAAAATGGATTACGATCTTGTCCCTACCGTGGTATTCAGCCACCCACCTATTGGCACCATTGGGATTACTGAACCTGAGGCTATTGCTCAATATGGCAAAGAGAACGTAACTGTTTATCAGTCAGGTTTTACAGCAATGTACACCGCGATAACCCAACATCGTCAACCTTGTAAAATGAAATTGGTCTGTGCTGGAGACGACGAAAAAGTTGTCGGCTTACATGGTATTGGCTTCACAGTAGACGAAATGATTCAAGGCTTTGCGGTTGCTATCAAAATGGGCGCAACCAAAGCCGATTTCGATAGTGTTGTAGCGATACATCCAACGGGTTCAGAAGAGTTCGTTACCATGACGTAA
- a CDS encoding ABC transporter ATP-binding protein, with protein sequence MSLLEVKNLRIEYPSRHGVHAAVKDLSFSIERGEIVGVVGESGAGKSTVGNGVIDLLSPPGFIAGGDVYLDGEKISGLTNEEMRKVRGSKIGFIFQDPMTSLNPLFTVEHQLKETIHANMKVSDAEAYERSLSLMNQVGIPQPENRLKQFPHQFSGGMRQRVVIAIALAGEPDLIIADEPTTALDVSIQDQILSLIRELCVTNNVGCMLVTHDMGVVSNVTDKVAVMYRGDLVEFGKTDKVLGDPDHSYTRSLISAVPRSDKKLDRFPLVSYIEEAGEMAPLDVKNHWLGQSQDERQYTGPLLNIENVNLRFITKDSLFESRREYVQASNDVSFEVFEGETFGLVGESGSGKSTIARIIAGLYRPNSGKVTFEGIDLTGLKSEKERRPMRRQMQMVFQNPYTSMNPRMKIFDIIAEPIRFHKLTRNETETREIVHDLLDHVGLGRMAGLKYPHEFSGGQRQRISIARALATRPRLLICDEPTSALDVSVQAQILNLLKDLQDELNLTMLFISHDLPVIRQMCDRIGVMQMGQLLEVAPTEQLFNDPQHEYSKHLVALMPEFTGLREDIA encoded by the coding sequence ATGTCGCTTTTAGAAGTTAAAAACCTTCGGATCGAGTATCCGTCAAGGCATGGTGTGCATGCAGCAGTAAAAGATCTATCGTTCAGTATTGAACGTGGTGAAATTGTTGGTGTTGTTGGTGAATCAGGTGCAGGTAAGTCCACGGTTGGTAACGGTGTTATTGATCTGTTGAGCCCTCCTGGCTTTATTGCTGGTGGTGATGTCTATCTCGATGGAGAGAAGATATCCGGTTTAACCAATGAAGAAATGAGGAAGGTTCGAGGTTCAAAAATCGGGTTTATTTTTCAAGATCCAATGACTTCTCTTAATCCGCTATTTACGGTAGAGCATCAGCTCAAAGAGACGATTCATGCCAATATGAAAGTCTCGGATGCAGAAGCATACGAACGATCGTTATCTTTGATGAATCAAGTAGGGATTCCTCAGCCCGAGAATAGACTTAAACAATTTCCACATCAGTTTTCTGGTGGCATGCGTCAACGTGTTGTTATCGCGATTGCGTTGGCTGGTGAACCTGATCTTATTATTGCAGATGAGCCAACAACGGCTCTCGATGTCTCTATTCAAGACCAGATCCTAAGTTTAATTCGCGAACTGTGTGTTACCAACAATGTCGGTTGTATGCTAGTGACTCATGATATGGGTGTAGTATCAAATGTGACTGATAAAGTCGCGGTTATGTATCGTGGTGATTTAGTTGAGTTTGGTAAAACGGATAAAGTATTGGGCGATCCCGACCACTCTTATACTCGTAGCCTAATTTCTGCGGTTCCTCGCTCAGACAAAAAACTCGATCGTTTCCCATTGGTTAGTTATATCGAAGAAGCTGGTGAGATGGCGCCTCTCGATGTTAAAAATCACTGGTTAGGTCAAAGCCAAGATGAGAGACAATACACTGGACCTCTTCTTAATATAGAAAATGTAAACCTACGTTTTATTACCAAAGATTCTCTTTTTGAAAGTCGTCGAGAGTATGTTCAGGCTTCCAATGATGTCAGCTTTGAAGTTTTTGAAGGTGAGACGTTTGGTTTAGTGGGTGAGTCTGGTTCTGGTAAATCGACGATTGCTCGTATTATTGCTGGGTTGTATAGACCGAACTCTGGCAAGGTTACCTTTGAAGGTATCGATCTAACGGGTCTAAAGTCAGAAAAAGAACGTAGACCAATGCGTCGCCAGATGCAGATGGTATTCCAAAATCCTTATACTTCAATGAATCCAAGGATGAAAATCTTTGACATTATTGCAGAACCTATCCGCTTCCATAAGTTGACTCGTAATGAAACTGAAACCCGAGAGATAGTTCATGACTTACTGGATCATGTTGGCCTAGGTAGAATGGCAGGTCTAAAATATCCACATGAATTTTCTGGTGGCCAACGTCAGCGTATTTCAATTGCTCGAGCATTAGCAACGAGACCTCGTTTGTTGATTTGTGACGAGCCTACGTCGGCACTTGATGTTTCGGTTCAAGCACAAATTCTTAACTTGCTGAAAGATCTGCAAGATGAATTAAATTTAACTATGCTATTTATCAGTCATGATTTGCCAGTAATTCGTCAAATGTGTGATCGTATTGGTGTGATGCAAATGGGACAACTTTTAGAGGTCGCCCCAACAGAGCAATTATTTAATGACCCTCAGCATGAATATAGTAAACATTTAGTGGCTCTTATGCCGGAGTTTACTGGGCTGAGAGAAGATATAGCGTGA
- a CDS encoding ABC transporter permease, translating to MFSFLVKRLYQALIVMFVISLVAFAIQDNLGDPLRELVGQSVSESERQALRDDLGLNDPFFTKYARFVGNAIQGDFGTSYFYKKPAADVILNKLVATLELVFGAALIIVLMSIPLGVYSAIHPKSILTKMVMAFSSIGISIPVFLTAIMLMYVFSIELGWLPSYGRGETMNLLGWESGFFTLDGLAHLVLPCVSLASIMLPLFIRLVRSEMLEVLSSEYIKFGRAKGLSSKKIYYQHALKNTMLPVLTVGGVQIGTMVAYTILTETVFQWPGTGFLFLEAINRVDTPLITAYVIFVGLVFVVTNTIVDLMYGLINPTVNLTGKGA from the coding sequence ATGTTTTCGTTTCTGGTCAAGCGCCTGTATCAGGCACTGATAGTGATGTTTGTGATCAGTTTAGTGGCATTTGCCATCCAAGATAACTTGGGAGACCCGTTGCGTGAACTGGTTGGCCAGTCTGTTTCGGAATCGGAACGTCAAGCTTTGCGTGATGATCTGGGATTAAATGATCCGTTTTTTACTAAATACGCTCGCTTTGTAGGTAATGCTATACAAGGTGATTTCGGCACGTCTTATTTTTATAAAAAACCAGCCGCTGACGTAATATTGAATAAATTAGTGGCAACACTGGAGTTGGTTTTTGGCGCGGCATTAATTATTGTACTCATGTCGATACCACTCGGTGTTTATTCTGCTATTCATCCTAAAAGCATACTGACAAAAATGGTAATGGCATTCAGTAGTATTGGTATATCGATACCGGTGTTTCTTACGGCAATTATGTTGATGTATGTATTCTCTATTGAGTTGGGCTGGTTACCTTCTTACGGTAGGGGTGAAACCATGAACCTACTTGGTTGGGAGTCAGGGTTCTTTACACTTGATGGTTTAGCGCACCTGGTTTTACCTTGTGTTTCATTGGCATCGATTATGCTGCCATTATTCATCCGTTTAGTCCGTTCTGAAATGCTTGAAGTCTTGAGCTCTGAATATATTAAATTTGGTCGAGCTAAAGGGTTATCTTCAAAGAAGATTTATTATCAACATGCCCTTAAAAATACAATGTTGCCAGTATTAACGGTTGGCGGTGTTCAGATTGGTACTATGGTGGCGTATACCATCCTTACGGAAACCGTATTTCAGTGGCCTGGAACGGGGTTCCTTTTCTTAGAGGCAATTAACCGCGTAGATACACCGTTAATTACCGCATATGTAATCTTTGTAGGTTTGGTATTCGTGGTGACAAATACAATTGTTGACCTTATGTATGGTCTGATTAACCCGACTGTTAACTTAACTGGCAAAGGAGCATGA
- a CDS encoding ABC transporter substrate-binding protein produces MKTIKTKLTVALMAAGLSFSAAAADITVAYDADPVSLDPHEQLSGGTLQMSHMVFDPLVRYTQKLDFEPRLATSWERQNDTTVRFNLRKGVKFHSGNEMTADDVVWTFKRLKDSPDFKGIFTPYKEMVKVDEYTVDLVTNGPYPLVLQTATYIFPMDSKFYSGQTAEGSDKAELVKHGSSFASTNVSGTGPFVVTSREQGVKVEFSRFNDYWDTESKGNVDKLTLVPIKEDATRVAALLSGDVDMIAPVAPNDHKRVQDADGIDLVTLAGTRIITFQMNQSSNEALKDVRVRQAIVHAINNDGIVKKIMKGFATTASQQGPEGYAGYSADLMPRYDLKKAKALMKEAGYEDGFTLSMMAPNNRYVNDAKVAQAASAMLSKIGIKVDLKTMPKAQYWPEFDVCAADMMMIGWHSDTEDSANFSEFLTMTRNEETGRGQYNCGHYSNADVDRMVEESNVETDPAKRAKMLQQVEATLYNEAAFVPLHWQNLAWGAKSNVDIAPIVNAMNFPYFGDLEVK; encoded by the coding sequence ATGAAAACCATTAAGACCAAATTAACAGTTGCTTTGATGGCCGCAGGCCTAAGTTTTAGTGCAGCTGCTGCAGATATTACCGTTGCCTACGATGCTGACCCGGTATCTCTTGACCCGCATGAGCAGTTATCTGGCGGTACACTGCAAATGTCTCACATGGTATTTGATCCTCTAGTTCGTTATACACAGAAGTTAGATTTTGAACCTCGTCTAGCAACTAGCTGGGAGCGTCAAAACGATACGACAGTTCGCTTTAACCTACGCAAAGGTGTTAAGTTCCATTCTGGCAATGAAATGACAGCTGATGATGTTGTTTGGACATTTAAGCGTCTTAAAGATTCTCCAGATTTCAAAGGTATTTTCACACCTTACAAGGAAATGGTTAAAGTTGACGAGTACACTGTTGATTTAGTTACTAATGGTCCATATCCGCTAGTACTTCAAACGGCTACTTACATTTTCCCAATGGATAGCAAGTTCTATTCAGGTCAAACAGCAGAAGGTTCAGACAAAGCTGAATTGGTTAAGCACGGTAGCTCATTTGCGTCTACAAACGTTTCAGGTACAGGTCCATTTGTCGTTACTTCTCGTGAACAAGGCGTTAAAGTTGAGTTCTCTCGATTCAATGACTACTGGGATACAGAGTCGAAAGGTAATGTAGATAAGTTGACTCTCGTACCAATTAAAGAAGATGCGACACGTGTTGCTGCACTTCTTTCTGGTGACGTCGATATGATTGCTCCAGTAGCACCAAATGACCACAAACGTGTTCAAGATGCAGACGGTATCGATCTAGTGACGCTAGCAGGTACACGTATCATCACTTTCCAAATGAATCAAAGCAGCAACGAAGCACTGAAAGATGTGCGTGTTCGTCAAGCCATCGTTCATGCAATTAACAATGATGGTATTGTTAAAAAAATCATGAAAGGTTTCGCTACAACGGCTAGTCAGCAAGGGCCTGAAGGTTACGCGGGTTATTCTGCTGACCTAATGCCTCGTTACGATCTTAAGAAAGCGAAAGCACTTATGAAAGAAGCGGGTTATGAGGATGGCTTTACGTTATCCATGATGGCACCAAACAACCGTTATGTGAACGATGCTAAAGTTGCTCAAGCCGCTTCTGCGATGCTATCTAAGATTGGTATCAAGGTTGACCTTAAAACGATGCCTAAAGCGCAGTACTGGCCTGAGTTTGATGTATGTGCAGCAGATATGATGATGATCGGTTGGCACTCAGATACAGAAGATTCAGCTAACTTCTCTGAGTTCTTAACAATGACTCGTAACGAAGAGACAGGTCGTGGTCAGTATAACTGTGGTCATTACTCAAACGCAGACGTTGACCGTATGGTTGAAGAGTCAAACGTAGAAACAGACCCTGCAAAACGCGCGAAGATGCTACAACAGGTGGAAGCAACGCTTTATAACGAAGCGGCGTTTGTTCCTCTACATTGGCAGAACCTAGCGTGGGGTGCGAAATCTAATGTTGATATCGCTCCTATTGTTAACGCAATGAACTTCCCATACTTTGGCGACCTAGAAGTTAAATAA
- a CDS encoding SPOR domain-containing protein → MSMISARKLVVMVFCLSLAIPSLVSAADDEYICEAKQNSKSELPVLSQDCPVGNGVWGSAPVVDDGLFWIQCGFFSEAQTISEAQPIYKVVSTDVWVKPEKKGYRCLVGPYEQYSVAQADLVNLKKLNSYNESFIRNATSTKATKTTTATQSATKKTSPKAPAKKLPVSAALAPVAANSIEQASMSKKAPKAAEKSIKASETVVARRDVKIGDKYYAIPFLMDGYDQFYMEYGIAWNRLNYERAMEVCESQQMRLPTADEWKLLIDSQVMSKKQWPLHLPYWGMDKQGLFTSGKVTQLTGTSLLNVVCVK, encoded by the coding sequence ATGAGTATGATTTCTGCTAGAAAACTGGTGGTTATGGTTTTTTGTTTAAGCTTGGCTATTCCATCTCTAGTGAGCGCCGCTGATGACGAGTATATCTGTGAGGCAAAACAGAACTCAAAGAGTGAATTACCGGTTCTTTCGCAAGATTGTCCTGTCGGTAATGGAGTATGGGGGTCTGCTCCTGTTGTTGATGACGGATTATTTTGGATTCAATGTGGGTTCTTTAGTGAGGCTCAAACGATCAGCGAGGCACAGCCGATATACAAGGTGGTATCCACAGATGTATGGGTAAAACCTGAGAAGAAAGGTTATCGCTGTCTGGTGGGGCCTTATGAACAATATTCTGTTGCACAAGCGGATCTGGTTAACCTAAAAAAGCTGAATTCGTATAACGAATCTTTTATTCGTAATGCAACCTCAACTAAAGCGACAAAAACAACGACGGCAACACAATCAGCAACAAAAAAGACATCACCTAAAGCTCCCGCTAAAAAGCTTCCCGTTTCGGCAGCTCTAGCCCCTGTGGCGGCTAATTCTATTGAACAGGCATCAATGTCTAAAAAAGCCCCCAAAGCGGCAGAGAAGAGCATTAAAGCATCTGAAACCGTCGTTGCACGTAGAGATGTGAAAATTGGTGACAAATATTATGCTATTCCATTTTTAATGGATGGGTATGATCAGTTTTATATGGAGTACGGTATTGCGTGGAATCGCCTAAACTATGAACGTGCAATGGAAGTTTGTGAGTCTCAGCAAATGCGTTTGCCTACCGCGGATGAATGGAAGTTGTTGATAGACTCTCAAGTCATGAGTAAAAAACAGTGGCCACTGCATTTGCCGTATTGGGGAATGGATAAGCAAGGGTTGTTTACTAGCGGTAAAGTAACGCAACTTACAGGAACATCGTTATTGAATGTGGTTTGTGTAAAGTAA
- a CDS encoding cytochrome c5 family protein yields MSLRMIGVLFAAITFSAGTLATNVGDKEYDAIAERIKPVGDVYLAGAAPVVAERTEPRDGPAVYNTYCTACHATGAAGAPIKGNAEQWAPRIAQGMDVLTNHALQGFNAMPAKGSCMDCSDDEVIAAVKFLTEGM; encoded by the coding sequence ATGTCTCTAAGAATGATCGGCGTACTATTCGCTGCAATTACATTTTCAGCTGGAACATTAGCAACAAATGTAGGTGATAAAGAATACGATGCTATTGCAGAACGCATTAAACCAGTCGGTGATGTTTACCTTGCAGGTGCCGCACCTGTAGTGGCAGAACGTACTGAACCTCGCGATGGGCCTGCAGTATATAATACTTACTGTACAGCTTGTCATGCTACTGGTGCTGCTGGCGCTCCAATAAAAGGGAACGCTGAACAGTGGGCACCTAGAATTGCACAAGGAATGGATGTACTAACTAATCATGCACTTCAGGGCTTTAATGCTATGCCTGCCAAAGGCTCTTGCATGGACTGTAGTGATGACGAAGTTATTGCAGCAGTTAAGTTCTTAACTGAAGGAATGTAA
- a CDS encoding ABC transporter permease — protein MEQSNVVPSRWERFKQSDFLYYFLRDKVAMFSFAVFMVFLMMSIAAPLLAPMDPYDLTSIDIMDSELPPSWMENGDSKFVLGTDEQGRDILSTMLYGSRLSLTIGFFAVGLQLFLGIIIGLSAGYFGGRIDSFLMRFADVQLSFSTMMVAIIVSAIFKASFGSDFYSQYAVLMLVVIIGIAEWPQYARTIRASVLAEKNKEYVEAARVMGFRSPRIMFRHILPNCLSPILVISTVQVANAIMSEAALSFLGLGLPVDQPSLGALISIGFNYIFSGAWWITAFPGFVLVTLVLVINLLGDWLRDVFNPKIYKG, from the coding sequence ATGGAACAATCTAATGTTGTCCCAAGCCGTTGGGAGCGTTTCAAGCAGTCTGATTTTCTGTATTATTTCTTGCGTGACAAAGTAGCGATGTTTAGTTTTGCCGTATTCATGGTATTTCTAATGATGTCGATAGCCGCGCCGTTATTAGCGCCGATGGACCCATACGATTTAACGTCTATCGATATTATGGATTCTGAGCTTCCTCCTTCTTGGATGGAGAATGGTGATTCTAAGTTTGTGCTAGGTACCGATGAGCAAGGGCGTGATATCTTATCCACTATGCTTTACGGTTCGCGACTTTCTCTTACTATCGGTTTTTTCGCAGTAGGATTGCAGTTATTTCTAGGCATTATTATAGGGCTGTCGGCAGGCTATTTTGGTGGTCGTATTGATAGCTTCTTAATGCGTTTTGCTGATGTACAGCTCTCTTTTTCAACCATGATGGTTGCGATTATCGTATCAGCAATATTTAAGGCGAGTTTTGGTAGTGATTTTTATAGCCAATATGCGGTCCTAATGTTGGTGGTGATTATCGGTATTGCAGAATGGCCGCAGTACGCTCGAACTATTCGAGCCTCTGTTCTTGCAGAGAAGAATAAAGAGTATGTAGAAGCAGCACGAGTGATGGGTTTTCGATCGCCTCGAATTATGTTCCGTCATATTTTACCGAACTGCCTATCACCTATTTTGGTTATCTCAACGGTTCAGGTTGCAAACGCAATCATGTCAGAAGCGGCTCTTTCCTTCTTAGGATTAGGTTTACCGGTTGATCAACCCTCTTTAGGTGCACTAATTAGTATCGGCTTTAATTACATTTTTTCTGGCGCGTGGTGGATTACTGCATTCCCAGGTTTTGTATTAGTGACACTTGTTTTAGTGATTAATTTGCTCGGAGACTGGTTAAGAGACGTATTTAATCCTAAAATTTACAAAGGGTGA
- the prlC gene encoding oligopeptidase A, giving the protein MSNPLLDFTDLPPFSEISPEYVKPAVEQAIADCRIKIEQVLDGNSNPSWETICDPLAEVDDKLSRIWSPVSHMNSVVNSQELREAYESCLPLLSEYGTWVGQHKGLYEAYKAIKASPAFDSMTQAQKKSITDALTDFELSGIGLPANEQHRYGEISKRMSELGSQFSNNVLDATMGWTKHITEESELKGMPESAMDAARATAESKELDGWVLTLDIPSYLPVLTYCDNQELRREMYEAYVTRASDRGPMAGKWDNTEVMAEQLKLRHEISRLLGFATYSEKSLATKMAETPAQVLGFLNDLAVKVKPQGEKEVRELTEFAKKEFGVTDLNLWDIAYYSEKQKQYLFQISDEELRPYFPESKAVSGLFEVLNRVFGMTVLEKKGVDTWHESVRFFDIFDGNNTLRGSFYLDLYARENKRGGAWMDECRVRRTTTSGELQTPVAYLTCNFNKPVGDKPALFTHDEVVTLFHEFGHGIHHMLTQIDVSAVSGINGVPWDAVELPSQFLENWCWEEEALEFISGHYETGASLPTEMLEKMLAAKNFQSAIFILRQLEFGLFDFTLHTEFDPEIGPRVLETLAQVKSKVAVLPSLEWNRFSHAFSHIFAGGYSAGYYSYLWAEVLSSDAFSRFEEEGIFNQETGKSFLNNILEMGGSEEPMELFKRFRGREPKIDALLRHSGISG; this is encoded by the coding sequence ATGTCCAACCCACTTTTAGATTTTACTGACCTACCACCATTCTCTGAAATAAGCCCAGAGTATGTAAAGCCAGCTGTAGAACAAGCTATAGCGGATTGCAGAATCAAAATAGAACAAGTTCTTGACGGTAACAGTAATCCAAGCTGGGAGACGATTTGCGATCCTTTAGCTGAGGTGGACGACAAACTAAGCAGAATTTGGTCTCCAGTTAGCCACATGAATTCCGTGGTCAATAGCCAAGAACTTCGAGAAGCTTATGAAAGCTGTTTACCGTTGTTATCAGAATATGGTACATGGGTTGGTCAGCATAAAGGGCTTTATGAAGCGTACAAAGCGATTAAAGCGAGTCCAGCATTCGATAGTATGACGCAAGCTCAGAAGAAAAGTATTACCGATGCATTAACTGATTTTGAGCTATCGGGCATCGGCCTGCCGGCGAATGAACAGCATCGTTATGGTGAAATTAGTAAGCGAATGTCTGAATTAGGTTCTCAATTTTCTAATAATGTTCTCGATGCCACAATGGGCTGGACAAAGCACATTACTGAAGAGTCAGAGCTGAAAGGAATGCCAGAATCAGCAATGGATGCAGCAAGAGCAACGGCAGAGTCAAAAGAGTTAGATGGTTGGGTGTTAACCCTAGATATTCCATCTTATCTTCCTGTATTAACATACTGCGATAATCAAGAGCTTCGCCGAGAAATGTATGAAGCGTATGTTACTCGAGCTTCAGACAGAGGGCCGATGGCTGGGAAATGGGACAATACAGAAGTTATGGCTGAACAGCTCAAGCTTCGTCATGAAATTTCTCGATTGCTTGGGTTTGCTACATACAGTGAAAAATCATTGGCCACTAAGATGGCGGAGACGCCAGCACAAGTCCTCGGTTTTTTGAATGATTTGGCAGTAAAAGTGAAACCTCAAGGTGAAAAAGAGGTTCGTGAGTTGACTGAATTTGCAAAAAAAGAATTTGGTGTGACCGATCTTAATCTTTGGGATATTGCCTACTACAGTGAAAAACAAAAGCAGTATTTGTTCCAAATATCTGATGAGGAATTGCGCCCTTACTTCCCTGAATCTAAAGCCGTAAGCGGATTGTTTGAGGTACTCAATCGCGTATTTGGTATGACGGTTTTAGAGAAAAAAGGCGTAGATACTTGGCATGAATCAGTTCGGTTTTTTGATATCTTTGATGGAAATAATACGCTACGCGGTAGTTTCTACCTTGATCTCTATGCTCGTGAAAATAAACGAGGTGGGGCATGGATGGACGAATGTCGTGTTAGGCGTACGACCACAAGTGGCGAACTACAAACACCAGTGGCTTATTTGACATGTAATTTTAATAAGCCAGTAGGAGATAAGCCTGCTCTCTTCACCCATGACGAAGTTGTTACATTGTTCCATGAGTTTGGGCATGGTATTCACCATATGCTGACTCAGATTGATGTCTCTGCTGTATCCGGGATAAATGGTGTGCCTTGGGATGCTGTTGAGTTGCCAAGTCAATTTTTGGAAAATTGGTGTTGGGAAGAAGAAGCATTGGAATTTATTTCAGGTCATTATGAGACAGGCGCTTCATTACCGACGGAGATGCTAGAGAAAATGTTAGCCGCGAAAAATTTCCAGTCGGCAATATTTATTCTTCGTCAGCTAGAATTTGGTTTGTTTGATTTTACGTTGCATACTGAATTCGACCCCGAAATAGGCCCGCGAGTTCTCGAAACGTTGGCCCAAGTGAAGAGCAAAGTAGCGGTATTACCAAGCCTAGAATGGAATCGCTTTTCACATGCATTTAGTCATATTTTTGCTGGTGGTTATAGCGCAGGATATTACAGCTATCTTTGGGCTGAGGTGCTTAGTTCTGATGCTTTCTCTCGTTTTGAAGAAGAAGGGATCTTTAATCAAGAAACGGGCAAAAGCTTCCTTAACAATATTCTGGAAATGGGTGGCAGTGAAGAGCCAATGGAATTGTTTAAGCGCTTTAGAGGTCGAGAGCCTAAAATAGATGCATTGTTAAGGCATTCAGGTATCAGCGGGTAA